CCATGTATGTTTTTGGTTGTTTGCTCGCTGCATGCTCTTGTCTGCTGGGCCTTCACAGCTGCGGCAGTGGTGGGGGCACCAGTTGCCCTGGGAGTGGCAGGTTTGACTACTGTTGGGGTTGCTGCTGGAGCAACTGCAGGGGGCGCCGCAATAGGTAAAATCAAAGAAAGCTTTAATGGCATGATGGAATAAAGGAAGCCAATGGTAGTGTTTGTGATTATAGTGTTTAGATCATATGACTTATTGAGTAGAATTTATCATTGATGATTGACTTTGTCGTTTTCTTCTTTGCTCTTATAATGTAAggatgtgtgtcctgtgtgtatcCATTTTGGGTCACCCATGTTCTTTGAAACTATTaccccactgagctaaagcccaCTAAAGTCACAAAGCCACCTCCATGACACTCATAGGTTTCAAGTGGTATTTCCCGCATGACCAGAAGTCCTGGAAAATATCAATGATGTGTCAAAAAGCATAATcatcgattttttttttttaccaggaaGTAAATATAGGCTTTTTATTAGGATAGCTTAGGATGGCTTTCGTATGCAATGTATATAATTATATTTTGGGACTATATGAAGGGCGGACTGATGGGCTAGAACAGTTCTTTATTAAAATCACATTTATTTttcaatcaaattgatttataaagccctttttacatcagccgatgtcacaaagtgctatacagaaacacagcctaaaaccccaaacaacaagcaatgcagatgtagaagcacggtggccaggaaaaactagaaaggcaggaacctaggcaGGAACCTGgaaaggaaccaggctctgaggggtggccagtcctcttctggcttagccgggtggaaattataacagtacatggccaagatgttcaaatgttcatagatgaccagtaggggcaaataataataatcacagtggttgtagagggtgcaacaggtcagcacctcaggagtacattttacatttacgtcatttagcagacgagggagcacctcaggagtacattttacatttacgtaatttagcagacgctcttatccagagcgacttacagtagagtgcatacattttattacattttacatactgagacaaggatatccctaccggccaaaccctccctaacccggacgacgctatgcctattgtgcgtcgccccacggacctcccggttgcggccggctgcgacagagcctgggcgtgaacccagagactctgccctagaccactgcgccacccgggaggagtaaatgtcagttggcttttcatagccaatcattcagaggtAGAGAGTCGAAATCAGCAGGTCCGGGATAGGTAGCCCTTCCGGTGAACAggccagggttccatagccgcaggcagaacaattgaaactagagcagcagcaggtggactggggacagcaaggagtctttACGAcaagtagtcctgaggcatggtcctagggctcaggtcctccgagagaagagaaagagttaGAGGGAGCATCCTTaaaatcacacaggacaccagataagacaggataaatactccagataaactgtaacagactgatcctagccccccgacacaaactaatgcagcataaagcCCTTTTATCCTTTCGAATCCAAAATGGTGAGTACTTAGTTTACAATCAACAACCAAGGTTACTCTGATGGATTGGGTGAATTACAAGTTGAGTTGACATAAAAGGAGGTTATCATAAAATAAGCAATATTTTCTTTGCCATTTAGGAAcaggtactgctgcagcagtaacaGCAACAGTGGGAGCAGGTAAGATTATTTATTTAGTCAGCATGACTTAAAATGATCAATTACCAGCTTCAAATAATTTTACAGATGTATTAGTACTTTGTTTTGTCGTTTAGGCCAAACATTCACATGATAGTGATACTATTGTCAACCTCATTTAACAAGAGCTCAGGTATGTTTTTGGTTGCTTGCTCAAGTGTTTCTGCTGGGCCTTCATAGTTGCGGCAGTGGCAATGGCACCAGTTGTCCTAGGAGCGATAGGATTCACTGCTGGTGGGATTGCTGCTGGATCATATGCAGCAAGCATGATGTCTGCAGCGGCTGCGGTAAATGGAGGTGGGATAGCAGCCGGGGGTCTTGTTGCTGCTCTACAGTCAGCAGGTAAATACGAAGAAAGCTACAGTCTTTCGAAGAAAATAAAGATAGCCAATGTTGGTGTTTGTGATGTCATAAATTACTAAAGCATATGACTATATAATTTATCATTGCTGtttggattttttatttttatgtgtgACAGTGACAGATGTGTATGTGGTCAACCTAGGTGCTGCAGGGCTTTCAGGAGTGGCTACAGCGGCGGTGGGGGGTGTTGGAGCTGCAGTTAGTGGAGCCATGGGATGGGTGGCCGCAGGAGCAGGGTTCTcaggagcagcagcagctactACAGCAGCTACGGCAGGTGTGTGAGTGGCAGTGTAATGTAAGCAAGTTTGTTTCTCATATATGGgatagtgacatgtgtggtcttcTCTAGGTGCTGCAGGGCTCTCTGCAACGGCTACAGCAGCCGTGGGAGGTGTTGGAGCAGCAGTTGGGGGAACAGCAGGATGGCTGGCCTCAAGGACTAGGACACCTgaaggagaagaagagacagGAGCAGCTACagcagctgctgcaggaggtttGTCGGATTCATGTATCATTGATAAATTGGTCATGGAGTTAAATTAATGTTTGTCCTCTAGCGCGAAGGACTGTACACTAAGGCTGGTTCAGGTAGATAAGCTACCACTTTGGGGCAGTAGTAAAAGTGCAAGCAGTAGTTGTCACTTTATTGCATATATGAAAGGACAAGTAACTTTTGGTAGGTAAGGTAAAAGCTTGATCAGGTGTGGTGAGTTGCAGGGAGGGGGCGTGGCCAGAAGGTAATTGGGATAAGAGCCATGACCCTTCACAACAGTGAGGATGTTTGTATCTCGTATGTGGAAGGAACAGCAATGTGTGTGGTCTTCCTCTAGGTGCTGCAGGGCTTTCAGGAGAGGCTACAGAGGCTGTGGGAGGTGTTAGAGCAGCAGTTGGTGGAGCGTctgaaggggagggaggagtcgAGGAGAGAGAGCTTTCAGGAGCGACTACAGCAGCTGCAGAAGGTGTGTGAGGTGTTAGAACAGCAGTTGGTGGAGCGGCGGGATGGCTGTTCTCAAGAATCAGGACGTCtaaaaaggagggaggagagggaagagaggatgagaagagatCCCGGAAGAGGGCCCTTTACATAAATAAAAAAACGGATTGATACTGCAACATTCATGAAAGTGTTTTGAATGATTTCATATAGGTGTTATGAGTGCATATGTATACCCCCTTTGGTGTTGCCAAACATACATATATATCCActcaacatgtattttttcctagtggttagagcactgTAACTGAGcgtttgctggatcgaatccctgagctgacaagataaaaagctgtcgttctgcccctgagcaaggcagttaacccactgttccccgggtgccgaaGACGTGGAAGTTTATttagggttgggttaaatgcggatgacacatttcagttgaaggtattcagttgtacaaccaactaggtatccccctttacaaacAGACGCATGCATATCCACTCACAGGAACACATAGGCATGTGACACACACATACTTTCAAAATAGAAGTCTATTGTATAATggaaaaatgtttgtttttttgtcacCGTACCCAGCCCTATGACACACCAAACACAGAACAAGTGTGGTTCCCTTGCACATTCTGGATAACTGTaatttaacttcttacggctgaaatccagttaacgggatcaatatgacaacagccagtgaaagtgcagggtgccaaattcaaacatctcataattaaaatttataacatacaagtattatacaccattttaaagataaacttgttgttaatcccaccacagtgtccgatttcaaaaaggctttacgacgaaagcataccatgcgattatgttaggtcagcacctagtcacagaaaaacacagccatttttccagccaaagagaggagtcacaaagcagaaagagaaaattaatcactaacctttgaagatcttcatcatatgacactcataggacttcatgtatgttttgttcgataaagttcatatttgtatacaaaaatctcagtttacattgcgtgttatgttcagtaatgttttgcttccaaaacatccggtgattttgcagagagccacatcaatttacagaaatcctcagctggctggtgtgtttacagacatattcaatcaatccttatcccagtctgctgttcccacatgcttcaagaaggccaccattgttcctgttcccaagaaagctaaggtaactgagctaaacgactaccgccccgtagcactcacttccgtcatcacgaagtgctttgagagactagtcaaggaccatatcacctccaccctacctgaccctagacccactccaatttgcttaccgccccaatagatccacagacgacacaatcgcaaccacactgcacactgccctaacccatctggacaagaggaatacctatgtgagaatgctgttcatctattacagctcagcatttaacaccatagtaccctccaaactcgtcgaccctgggtctcgaccccgccctgtgcaactgggtactggacttcctgatgggccgcccccaggtggtgagggtaggtaacatctccaccccgctgatcctcaacactggggccccacaagggtgtgttctgagccctctcctgtactccctgttcacccacgactgcgtggccttgcacgcctccaactcaatcatcaagtttgcggacgacactacagtggtaggcttgattaccaacaacgacgaggaggtgagggccctcagtgtggtgtcaggaaaataacctcacactcaaggTCAACaatacaaaggagatgattgtggacttcaggaaacagcagagggagcacccccccctatccacatcgacgggacagtagtggagagggtagtaagttaagttcctctgcgtacacatcacggacaaactgaattggtccacccacacagacagcgttgtgaagaaggcgcaggaggctgaagaaattcggcttgtcaccaaaagcactcacaaacttctacagatgcacaatcgagagcatcctgtcgggctgtatcaccgcccacaaccgtaaggctctccagagggtcgtgaggtctgcacaacgcatcactgggggcaaactacctgccctccaggacacctacaccacccgatgtcacaggaaggccataaagatcatcaaggacaacaaccgttcggttactggcccaatgctctaaccactaggaaaTAATACATGTTGAGTGGATATATACAGtgaggagaacaagtatttgatacactgccgattttgcaggttttcctacttacaaagcatgtagacgtctgtaattttttatcataggtacacttcaactgtgagagacggaatctaaaacaaaaatccagaaaatcacatttgtatgatttttaagtaattcattttcattttattgcatgacataagtatttgatacatcagaaaagcagaacttaatatttggtacagaaacctttgtttgcaattacagataTCATACCACTATAtcacaccttgatttcgcagctagctagctgcaaaccgtgtgactattggcttacgtcgatcccggagcaaacttaaattattccggagctagccagctgaagagttccatcagccattcctgggctacaatcacctatccggacccgtttttctttttttttcttttttactacaaatgcggagccccaccgggccttcacgactgactatcgacgttatctgcccgagggagttatccaactggcacctccgtcgcgacgttacctgaacgctcatctggggcccgctaatcgttagctgtcttatcggctgctatctgaataagtatatcggacaaattttcttgggtcactatatcaattttgccaattggattgatcccctctaccacacggaaccccactaatctaccgacgaaAACGCACGAGGtgactaaaaatagacctccatcctatgctatcttgctaccgatagccagctacccggccagctgtctggatcgccgtgaccccaaccaacctctactcactggacccttatgatcactcgattaagcatgtctctccttaatgtaaatatgccttgtccattgctgttctggttagtgtttattggcttatttcactgtagagcctctagccctgctcactataccatatccaacctttcagttccaccacccacatatgcgatgacatcacctggtttcaatgatgtttctagagacaatatctctctcatcatcactcaatacctaggtttacctccactgtattcacatcctaccatacctttgtctgtacattattccttgaagctattttatcgcccccagaaacttccttttactctctgttctagacgttctagacgaccaattctcatagcttttagccgtacccttatactactactcctctgttcttctggtgatgtagaggtgaatccaggccctgcagtacctagctccactcctattccccaggcgctctcttttgatgacttctgtaaccgtaatagccttggtttcatgcatgttaacattagaagcctcttccctaagtttgttttgttcactgctttagcacactctgccaacccagatgttttagccgtgtctgaat
This Salvelinus fontinalis isolate EN_2023a chromosome 16, ASM2944872v1, whole genome shotgun sequence DNA region includes the following protein-coding sequences:
- the LOC129812734 gene encoding interferon alpha-inducible protein 27-like protein 2B, with the translated sequence MAPESSFSPPTKFLPGPGEPQEPWNDWIKYFELYITQRGLPEEEKMALLSVYLGKEGLRILNTLTTIETYAAMIDALTAYYSIAQEPQDCQEPQDCQEPQDPDDSQRIKQNRKRMIITGAAATVGAAAAVVGAPVALGVAGLTTVGVAAGATAGGAAIGTGTAAAVTATVGAVAAVAMAPVVLGAIGFTAGGIAAGSYAASMMSAAAAVNGGGIAAGGLVAALQSAGAAGLSGVATAAVGGVGAAVSGAMGWVAAGAGFSGAAAATTAATAGAAGLSATATAAVGGVGAAVGGTAGWLASRTRTPEGEEETGAATAAAAGGAAGLSGEATEAVGGVRAAVGGASEGEGGVEERELSGATTAAAEGV